A window of the Fuscovulum sp. genome harbors these coding sequences:
- a CDS encoding geranylgeranyl diphosphate reductase, with the protein MTYDVFVVGGGPSGATAAEDLARAGRRVALLDRDGRIKPCGGAIPPRAIKDFAIPDSQIVAKITTARMISPTGRMVDIPIENGYVGMVDREHFDAYLRDRAVKAGAAPLTGTFLRIERDSAGSHVVWRDKATGEEKRSATKLIIGADGARSNVARAEVPGGDRIPYVIAYHEIIAAPEPSPDYDPLRCDVIYDGKISPDFYGWIFPHGAQASVGMGTGLDGVDLKKATADLRAAAGLTECETIRKEGAPIPLRPMDRWDNGRDVVLAGDAAGVVAPSSGEGIFYAMAGGRAAATAAQAALASGRASDLRIARKLFMREHGTVFRVLRSMQDAYYRSDERRERFVSLCHDVDVQKLTFEAYMNKKLVTKRPMAHVKIGIKNMAHLLRLVSPVWT; encoded by the coding sequence ATGACCTATGATGTCTTTGTTGTGGGCGGCGGGCCGTCGGGCGCTACCGCGGCCGAGGATCTGGCCCGCGCGGGCAGGCGTGTGGCTCTGCTGGACCGCGACGGCCGGATCAAACCCTGCGGCGGGGCCATACCGCCGCGCGCCATCAAGGATTTCGCAATCCCGGACTCGCAGATTGTGGCCAAGATCACCACCGCCCGGATGATTTCCCCCACGGGCCGCATGGTCGATATCCCGATCGAGAACGGTTATGTCGGCATGGTCGACCGCGAACATTTCGACGCCTATCTGCGCGATCGGGCCGTAAAGGCCGGTGCTGCGCCCTTGACCGGCACCTTCCTGCGGATCGAACGCGACAGCGCGGGCAGCCATGTCGTCTGGCGCGATAAGGCCACGGGCGAAGAAAAGCGTAGCGCGACAAAGTTGATCATCGGCGCGGATGGCGCGCGCTCCAACGTGGCGCGGGCCGAGGTGCCGGGTGGCGACCGCATCCCCTATGTCATTGCCTACCATGAAATCATTGCCGCCCCCGAACCTTCGCCCGACTATGACCCGCTGCGCTGTGACGTGATCTATGACGGCAAGATCAGCCCCGATTTCTATGGCTGGATCTTCCCGCATGGGGCACAGGCCAGCGTCGGCATGGGCACCGGGCTGGACGGGGTGGATCTGAAGAAGGCCACTGCCGATCTGCGCGCAGCGGCCGGTCTGACGGAATGTGAAACGATCCGCAAGGAAGGCGCACCGATCCCGCTGCGCCCGATGGACCGCTGGGACAATGGCCGCGATGTGGTTCTGGCCGGCGATGCTGCAGGCGTGGTCGCTCCTTCCTCGGGCGAAGGTATCTTCTACGCCATGGCCGGGGGCCGGGCAGCGGCAACAGCCGCACAGGCGGCGCTGGCCTCGGGCCGCGCGTCCGATCTGCGCATCGCGCGCAAGCTGTTCATGCGCGAACATGGCACCGTGTTCCGGGTCTTGCGGTCGATGCAGGATGCCTATTATCGCAGTGACGAACGTCGCGAACGCTTTGTCAGCCTGTGCCACGATGTCGACGTACAGAAGCTGACCTTCGAGGCCTATATGAACAAGAAGCTGGTCACCAAACGCCCCATGGCCCATGTGAAGATCGGCATCAAGAACATGGCGCATCTTTTGCGTCTTGTCTCTCCCGTCTGGACCTGA
- the idi gene encoding isopentenyl-diphosphate Delta-isomerase: MTTQLAPDAMLEEMIPAWVDGRLCPVRKLEVHVKGLRHKAVSVFVVDGTKVLIQQRALTKYHTPGLWANTCCTHPRWDEDPAACAVRRLREELGITNLFPAFADRVEYRADVGSGLTEHELVDIFVAEAGKGLSVVPNPAEVAAVRWVDLYDLSAEVLRSPETFTPWLRIYLAEHMDRIFGSLVAGR; this comes from the coding sequence ATGACCACCCAACTCGCCCCTGATGCCATGCTCGAAGAGATGATCCCCGCCTGGGTCGACGGGCGGCTTTGCCCGGTGCGCAAGCTGGAGGTGCATGTCAAAGGGCTGCGCCACAAGGCGGTGTCGGTCTTTGTGGTGGATGGCACAAAGGTGCTGATCCAGCAGCGCGCGCTGACCAAGTATCACACCCCTGGGCTTTGGGCGAACACCTGCTGCACACATCCCCGCTGGGACGAAGACCCCGCCGCCTGCGCTGTGCGCCGCCTGCGCGAAGAACTGGGGATCACCAACCTGTTCCCGGCCTTTGCCGACCGGGTGGAATACCGCGCCGATGTGGGCAGCGGGCTGACGGAACATGAACTGGTCGATATCTTCGTGGCCGAGGCGGGCAAGGGGCTGAGCGTGGTCCCAAACCCCGCCGAGGTGGCCGCCGTGCGCTGGGTCGATCTTTATGACCTGTCCGCCGAGGTGCTGCGCAGCCCCGAGACATTTACCCCCTGGCTGCGAATCTATCTGGCCGAGCATATGGACCGCATCTTCGGCAGCCTCGTCGCGGGGCGCTAA
- a CDS encoding alpha/beta fold hydrolase, translating into MAVDRMPPDWPHRDRARRVASRPHNWCVVDAGDGPVVLLLHGAGGSGHSFRHLIPLLSPHFRVVVPDLPGQGFTRSGARSRYGIDHMAEDLAQLCATMAIAPVAVIGHSAGAALALRLAELLPLRAVVGINAALGAFDGAAGVMFPILAKVLAVTPFIPHVVSRLWGNAATVGKLLATTGSPLDAAGQAQYLTLVKDPAHVDGTLGMMAQWRLESVMPRLIAQHLPVLLIASTGDKAVPPRISRDAAKQMPDGHYAEIASLGHLVHEEAAEQVAALILPWLMARVQA; encoded by the coding sequence ATGGCCGTCGATCGCATGCCCCCAGACTGGCCCCATCGCGACCGGGCCCGCCGCGTGGCCAGCCGCCCGCACAATTGGTGCGTGGTGGACGCGGGCGATGGCCCGGTCGTGCTGCTGCTGCATGGCGCGGGTGGATCCGGGCATAGCTTTCGCCATCTGATACCGCTCCTGAGCCCGCATTTCCGGGTGGTGGTCCCCGACCTCCCCGGTCAGGGATTTACCCGATCTGGCGCGCGCAGCCGCTATGGCATTGATCACATGGCCGAAGATCTGGCCCAGCTTTGCGCCACGATGGCCATCGCGCCGGTGGCGGTGATCGGCCATTCCGCCGGGGCAGCGCTGGCGCTGCGGCTCGCGGAATTGCTGCCGTTGCGCGCGGTTGTCGGGATCAATGCGGCGCTTGGGGCCTTTGACGGCGCGGCGGGCGTGATGTTTCCCATATTGGCCAAGGTGTTGGCCGTTACGCCCTTTATTCCGCATGTCGTCTCACGGCTTTGGGGCAATGCGGCAACGGTGGGCAAGCTGCTGGCGACCACCGGTTCCCCTCTGGATGCGGCAGGTCAGGCGCAGTACCTGACGCTCGTGAAGGACCCCGCGCATGTGGACGGCACGCTGGGGATGATGGCGCAGTGGCGTCTGGAATCCGTGATGCCCCGGCTGATTGCGCAGCACCTTCCGGTGCTGCTGATCGCCTCGACCGGTGACAAGGCCGTTCCCCCCCGCATCTCGCGCGATGCGGCGAAACAGATGCCGGACGGGCATTATGCCGAAATCGCGTCGCTCGGCCATCTGGTGCATGAAGAGGCGGCAGAACAGGTCGCCGCGCTGATCCTGCCTTGGCTCATGGCCCGCGTGCAGGCCTGA
- a CDS encoding magnesium chelatase subunit D, which produces MTQLDDPWGRVQAALACLAIDPAGLRGLWLRARAGPVRDLVTAGLAALPLPQRRLHPTIADDVLFGGLDLTATLATGQPVMTAGLLATPSALILTMAERCPPGLAARLAHALDTSHHSLIALDEAAEPDEGLPSALTDRVGLFLDLSDMPLSQTGPLALDPASLAAARARLATLTLTADALDALTRAAAELGIGSLRAPLLAAACARAHAAWAGRESVTDDDLTASTALVYGHRAAPVAESAPPPEADPPPPEDSSDTGEHEAEDHPQGIPDELLVAAALAALPRDLLEALAKGRASRAAKSASGSGAERGGNRRGRPLPSRPGRLCPGARIDLVATLRAAAPWQPLRRAQTARPDAVLLVRAADIRLKRFRETSDRVLIFAVDASGSAAFARLAEAKGAIELLLAQAYARRDHVSLLTFKGFHAELILPPTRSLVQTKRRLAGVPGGGGTPLASGLQLALATAAQARARGLTPTIALLTDGRGNIALDGTPDRPRAEDEAFRLARQIRASGTPALVIDVANRPQPSLRTLAQLMDAPYLALPRADARRLSSVLGEALES; this is translated from the coding sequence CTGACCCAGCTTGATGATCCCTGGGGCCGGGTTCAAGCCGCGCTCGCCTGTCTTGCCATTGATCCGGCGGGGTTAAGGGGGCTGTGGCTGCGCGCCCGCGCGGGCCCGGTGCGTGATCTGGTGACGGCGGGGCTTGCCGCCTTACCCCTGCCGCAGCGCCGGTTGCACCCGACCATCGCGGATGACGTTCTGTTCGGAGGGCTGGATCTGACCGCCACGCTGGCCACCGGCCAGCCAGTGATGACGGCGGGGCTGCTGGCCACGCCATCCGCGCTGATCCTGACCATGGCCGAACGCTGCCCGCCCGGCCTTGCGGCACGGCTGGCCCATGCGTTGGATACCAGCCATCACAGCCTGATCGCGCTGGATGAGGCGGCAGAACCGGATGAAGGCCTGCCCTCTGCCCTGACAGACAGGGTGGGACTGTTCCTTGACCTGAGCGACATGCCGCTGTCACAGACCGGGCCATTGGCGCTTGATCCGGCGTCACTTGCCGCTGCCCGCGCCCGCCTTGCGACGCTGACCCTGACCGCGGACGCGCTGGATGCCCTGACACGGGCCGCCGCCGAACTGGGCATCGGCTCGCTTCGTGCGCCGCTGTTGGCCGCCGCCTGTGCCCGGGCCCATGCGGCTTGGGCAGGGCGTGAGAGCGTGACTGATGATGACCTGACCGCTTCTACCGCGCTGGTCTATGGCCATCGCGCCGCGCCGGTGGCGGAAAGCGCCCCACCGCCCGAAGCAGACCCGCCCCCGCCGGAGGATAGCTCCGACACGGGCGAACACGAGGCTGAGGATCACCCACAGGGTATCCCGGATGAATTGCTGGTCGCAGCGGCGCTGGCCGCCCTGCCCCGTGATCTGCTTGAGGCGCTGGCAAAGGGCCGCGCTAGCCGCGCCGCGAAATCTGCCAGCGGATCGGGCGCGGAACGCGGCGGCAACCGCCGCGGGCGGCCCCTGCCCTCGCGCCCCGGTCGCCTTTGCCCCGGCGCACGGATCGACCTTGTGGCCACGCTGCGCGCTGCTGCCCCATGGCAACCCCTGCGCCGCGCCCAGACCGCGCGCCCCGACGCCGTGTTGCTTGTGCGCGCCGCCGATATCCGGCTGAAACGGTTCCGCGAAACATCGGACCGGGTTCTGATCTTTGCCGTCGACGCCTCTGGTTCCGCCGCCTTCGCCCGACTGGCCGAGGCGAAGGGCGCGATCGAGCTGCTGCTCGCGCAGGCCTATGCGCGGCGCGACCATGTTTCGCTGCTGACTTTCAAGGGCTTTCATGCCGAATTGATCCTGCCCCCCACCCGGTCGCTGGTGCAGACCAAGCGGCGGTTGGCGGGCGTGCCGGGGGGTGGGGGCACACCGCTTGCCTCGGGCCTGCAACTGGCGCTGGCCACGGCCGCGCAGGCGCGCGCGCGGGGGTTGACCCCCACCATCGCCTTGCTGACGGACGGGCGGGGCAATATCGCGCTGGATGGCACCCCCGACCGCCCCCGCGCCGAGGATGAGGCGTTTCGCCTTGCCCGCCAGATCCGCGCCTCGGGCACGCCCGCGCTGGTGATCGACGTGGCCAACCGGCCGCAACCTTCGCTGCGGACCTTGGCACAGCTGATGGATGCGCCCTACCTCGCCCTGCCGCGCGCGGATGCACGTCGCCTGTCTTCGGTTCTGGGCGAGGCGCTGGAAAGCTGA
- the bchI gene encoding magnesium chelatase ATPase subunit I has protein sequence MKHPFPFSAIVGQEAMKQAMILTAVDPGIGGVLVFGDRGTGKSTAVRALAALLPEIDAVEGCPVNAATPEQVPDWAEGATGRMIRKPTPVVDLPLGVTEDRVVGALDIERALTRGEKAFEPGLLARANRGYLYIDEVNLLEDHIVDLLLDVAQSGENVVEREGLSIRHPARFVLVGSGNPEEGELRPQLLDRFGLSVEVTSPRDVETRVEVIRRRDGYESNYGAFMEMWRMQDALLRDRILLARAALPQMKTPNTVLHDCAELCIAIGSDGLRGELTLLRAARALAAFEGDEAVGRIHLKAVAPMCLSHRLRRDPLDEAGSTSRVIRAVAEVLP, from the coding sequence ATGAAACACCCTTTCCCCTTCTCTGCCATCGTCGGCCAAGAGGCCATGAAGCAGGCCATGATCCTGACGGCGGTCGATCCCGGCATTGGCGGCGTCCTTGTCTTTGGCGACCGGGGCACCGGCAAATCCACCGCGGTGCGCGCGCTGGCTGCACTGCTGCCTGAGATCGACGCGGTCGAGGGTTGCCCTGTCAACGCCGCCACGCCGGAACAGGTGCCCGATTGGGCCGAAGGGGCGACGGGGCGGATGATCCGCAAACCCACGCCCGTGGTCGATCTGCCGCTGGGCGTGACCGAGGATCGTGTCGTTGGCGCGCTGGATATCGAGCGTGCGTTGACGCGTGGGGAAAAGGCGTTTGAACCCGGCCTGCTTGCGCGCGCCAATCGTGGCTACCTTTACATCGACGAGGTCAACCTTCTGGAAGATCATATCGTCGATCTGCTCTTGGACGTCGCCCAATCGGGCGAAAACGTGGTGGAACGCGAAGGCCTGTCGATCCGGCATCCGGCGCGCTTCGTGCTGGTCGGCTCGGGCAACCCGGAAGAAGGGGAACTGCGCCCGCAGCTTCTGGATCGATTCGGCCTGTCGGTCGAGGTGACATCGCCCCGCGATGTGGAAACGCGGGTAGAGGTGATCCGCAGGCGTGACGGATACGAATCCAACTATGGCGCTTTCATGGAGATGTGGCGGATGCAGGACGCGCTGCTGCGCGACCGCATCCTGCTGGCACGTGCGGCCCTGCCGCAGATGAAGACGCCGAACACCGTGCTGCATGACTGCGCCGAATTGTGCATCGCCATCGGATCGGACGGATTGCGCGGTGAACTGACGCTGCTGCGCGCGGCCCGTGCGCTTGCGGCTTTTGAAGGGGATGAGGCCGTGGGTCGCATCCACCTCAAGGCCGTGGCGCCGATGTGCCTTTCGCACCGCCTGCGGCGTGACCCGCTGGATGAGGCCGGATCGACCAGCCGCGTCATCCGCGCTGTGGCCGAGGTTCTGCCCTGA
- a CDS encoding spheroidene monooxygenase yields MFTLSAPEVRAISVTSLSLFRFDGIGSRLWVIGQMGAARLSLRRETRAKFWKLCGSGTGEGFTPRPNWGVWAILAVWPDEATARSATRDSPVWQRWRSRADESWTVFLNPLSARGRWAGENPFMPDTNATDSTGPLAALTRATVRPAKALRFWDRVPSISAMIGSDPNVAFKIGIGELPLLHQVTFSIWPDTASMAAFARGDGPHGRAIRAVREGNWFNEELYARFHLLGSVGSWNGTDPLTALHRAEAA; encoded by the coding sequence ATGTTTACACTCTCTGCGCCGGAGGTTCGCGCCATTTCCGTTACCAGCCTCAGCCTTTTCCGGTTTGACGGGATCGGGTCACGCCTGTGGGTGATTGGCCAGATGGGGGCTGCACGGCTGTCGCTTCGACGGGAAACGCGGGCGAAGTTCTGGAAACTCTGCGGTTCCGGCACGGGTGAAGGGTTCACCCCCCGGCCCAACTGGGGCGTCTGGGCCATCCTTGCCGTCTGGCCGGATGAGGCGACGGCGCGCAGCGCCACGCGCGACAGCCCGGTCTGGCAACGCTGGCGATCCCGCGCCGATGAAAGCTGGACGGTGTTTCTGAATCCCTTGTCGGCGCGTGGCCGCTGGGCTGGCGAGAACCCGTTCATGCCGGATACAAACGCCACCGATTCGACAGGCCCGCTTGCCGCGCTGACCCGCGCCACGGTGCGGCCGGCCAAGGCCCTTCGCTTTTGGGATCGTGTGCCGTCGATTTCCGCCATGATCGGCAGCGACCCGAATGTCGCCTTCAAGATTGGCATCGGCGAACTGCCCCTGCTGCATCAGGTGACCTTCTCGATCTGGCCCGATACCGCCAGCATGGCGGCTTTTGCCCGTGGTGATGGCCCGCATGGCCGCGCCATCCGCGCCGTGCGCGAGGGCAACTGGTTCAACGAAGAGCTTTATGCCCGTTTTCACCTGCTGGGCAGTGTCGGCAGCTGGAACGGCACCGACCCGCTGACGGCCTTGCACCGGGCGGAGGCAGCATGA
- a CDS encoding phytoene desaturase yields the protein MKHTPPPRPVPDLPDSNHAIVIGAGLGGLASAMRLGAKGWRVTVIDRLDRVGGRGSSITQGGHRFDLGPTIVTVPQGLRDLWAVCGRDFDRDVRLVPMDPFYEIRWEDGSTFTMRQDEAAMKAEVARLSPGDLKGYQKFLNDSEKRYWFGFEDLGRRPMNKLMDLIKVLPTFVRMRADRSVYAHAAGRVSDPRLRFALSFHPLFIGGDPFNVTSMYILVSHLEKAFGVHYAMGGVQAIAEGMAQVVAAQGGEVVSQTEVDEIVVEDGRAAGVRLVSGEVIRAGLVVSNADAGHTYTRLLRNLPRKRWTDAKLKRSRWSMGLYVWYFGTKGTRDMWRDVGHHSIVVGPRYRDHIKDIFIRGKLADDMSLYVHRPSVTDPTCAPAGDDTFYVLSPVPHLGFSNGVNWAEEEPLYRAKMAKMLEDRLIPGFQDRITEEITFTPETFRDRYLSPLGAGFSIEPRILQSAWFRPHNVSEELPGLYLAGAGTHPGAGLPGVVGTAEVLGKLVPDAPRRLAEIRELRMAAE from the coding sequence ATGAAGCACACACCGCCACCCCGCCCTGTCCCGGACCTGCCTGACTCAAACCATGCCATTGTCATTGGTGCCGGGTTGGGGGGGCTGGCTTCGGCCATGCGGTTGGGTGCCAAAGGCTGGCGCGTGACAGTGATCGACCGGCTCGATCGCGTGGGCGGGCGCGGATCGTCGATCACCCAGGGCGGCCACCGCTTTGACCTCGGTCCCACCATCGTGACCGTGCCGCAAGGATTGCGCGACCTCTGGGCTGTCTGCGGGCGCGATTTTGACCGGGATGTTCGGCTTGTGCCGATGGACCCGTTCTATGAAATCCGCTGGGAAGACGGTTCAACCTTCACCATGCGCCAGGACGAGGCCGCCATGAAGGCCGAGGTCGCGCGTCTCTCTCCGGGCGACCTGAAGGGGTATCAGAAGTTCCTGAACGACAGCGAAAAACGCTATTGGTTCGGGTTCGAAGACCTCGGCCGCCGCCCGATGAACAAGCTGATGGATCTCATCAAGGTGCTGCCGACATTCGTGCGCATGCGGGCGGACCGGTCCGTCTATGCCCATGCGGCGGGGCGCGTCTCTGATCCGCGCCTGCGCTTTGCGCTATCCTTCCATCCGCTGTTTATCGGCGGCGATCCGTTCAACGTGACGTCCATGTATATCCTTGTCAGTCACCTCGAAAAAGCCTTTGGCGTGCATTACGCCATGGGCGGCGTGCAGGCGATTGCCGAAGGCATGGCGCAGGTCGTCGCCGCGCAGGGCGGCGAGGTCGTCTCGCAGACCGAGGTTGATGAGATCGTCGTCGAAGATGGTCGCGCCGCAGGTGTGCGGCTTGTATCGGGCGAGGTGATCCGCGCGGGGCTGGTCGTGTCCAACGCCGATGCGGGGCATACCTATACCCGGCTTTTGCGCAACCTGCCACGCAAGCGCTGGACCGATGCGAAACTGAAACGCTCGCGCTGGTCGATGGGCCTTTATGTCTGGTATTTCGGCACCAAAGGCACGCGCGACATGTGGCGCGACGTGGGCCACCATTCCATCGTCGTGGGGCCGCGCTATCGCGACCATATCAAGGACATCTTCATTCGCGGCAAGCTCGCCGATGACATGAGCCTTTACGTCCACCGCCCCAGCGTGACCGATCCCACCTGCGCGCCTGCTGGCGACGATACCTTCTACGTCCTATCGCCCGTGCCGCATCTGGGCTTTTCCAACGGGGTCAACTGGGCCGAGGAAGAACCGCTCTACCGCGCCAAAATGGCGAAAATGCTGGAAGATCGGCTGATCCCCGGTTTTCAGGACCGGATCACCGAAGAAATCACCTTCACGCCTGAAACCTTTCGCGACCGTTATCTGTCCCCGCTCGGCGCCGGTTTCTCGATCGAGCCACGCATCCTGCAATCGGCGTGGTTCCGGCCGCATAACGTATCCGAAGAACTGCCTGGCCTCTATCTGGCGGGCGCAGGCACCCATCCGGGGGCAGGGCTGCCGGGGGTGGTCGGCACGGCCGAGGTGCTGGGCAAGCTTGTCCCCGATGCCCCGCGGCGCCTCGCCGAGATCCGCGAGCTGAGGATGGCCGCCGAATGA
- a CDS encoding phytoene/squalene synthase family protein — MIDPRDMDHCREAIRTGSLSFHAASRLLPTRVRDPALALYAFCRMSDDAVDEGGDKAAAVLSLRDRLDMVYRGTPANQPADRAFAGVVEAFDMPRALPEALLEGFAWDATERRYADLSGVLDYSARVAAAVGAMMCVLMRVRDGDALARACDLGLAMQLTNIARDVGEDARAGRLYLPTAWLSDEGIDPDAFLRNPRAYPGVARATLRLLDAADRLYRRAEAGVPSLPLACRPGIYAARLIYDGIGGNLRRVRGDSVTTRARTGRGQKLACLVAATARAAVSTVKPGPAVLHAAPAPEVAFLVQAATRGATRPARSDTLLSVLAQLEARDRGMA; from the coding sequence ATGATCGACCCACGCGACATGGACCACTGCCGCGAGGCGATCCGTACCGGATCGCTGTCCTTCCACGCAGCGTCGCGCCTGTTGCCCACACGGGTGCGCGATCCGGCACTGGCGCTTTATGCCTTTTGCCGCATGTCCGATGATGCGGTGGATGAAGGCGGTGACAAGGCCGCCGCTGTTCTGTCGTTGCGCGACAGGCTGGACATGGTCTATCGCGGCACGCCCGCGAACCAGCCCGCCGACCGGGCCTTTGCCGGCGTGGTCGAGGCGTTCGACATGCCCCGCGCCTTGCCCGAGGCGCTGCTGGAAGGTTTTGCCTGGGATGCGACCGAACGGCGCTATGCCGATCTGTCCGGCGTGCTGGACTACTCCGCCCGCGTTGCGGCGGCGGTGGGCGCGATGATGTGCGTTCTGATGCGGGTACGCGATGGCGATGCGTTGGCGCGGGCCTGCGATCTGGGCCTTGCGATGCAATTGACGAACATCGCCCGCGATGTGGGCGAAGATGCCCGCGCCGGAAGGCTTTATCTGCCCACAGCCTGGCTTTCGGACGAAGGCATTGATCCCGATGCCTTTTTGCGCAACCCGCGCGCCTATCCTGGCGTCGCGCGCGCCACCCTGCGCCTGCTGGATGCGGCGGATCGGCTCTATCGCCGGGCCGAGGCCGGGGTGCCCTCCCTGCCACTGGCCTGTCGCCCCGGCATCTACGCCGCGCGGCTGATCTATGACGGGATCGGCGGCAATCTGCGCCGCGTGCGCGGCGACAGCGTCACGACGCGGGCACGGACGGGCCGGGGTCAAAAGCTGGCCTGTCTGGTGGCAGCGACGGCGCGGGCGGCGGTGTCGACGGTGAAGCCGGGGCCTGCAGTGCTGCACGCCGCCCCCGCGCCGGAGGTGGCCTTTCTGGTGCAGGCCGCCACACGCGGCGCGACCCGGCCCGCGCGCAGTGACACGCTCTTGTCCGTGCTGGCCCAGCTCGAGGCGCGCGACCGCGGCATGGCCTGA
- a CDS encoding TspO/MBR family protein — protein MEFFTLFLTYLAACGAAAATGALFQPGDWYRSLNKPRWTPPDWLFPVAWTVLYLCMSTAAARVAMIDGTGQALALWSVQIALNALWTPVFFGLRRLGAGLVIIFLLWLAVAATMLAFWQVDWIAGLLFAPYLLWVSIAGALNRSVWVRNPVTA, from the coding sequence ATGGAATTCTTCACCCTGTTTCTGACCTATCTCGCTGCCTGCGGGGCGGCGGCGGCCACGGGAGCGCTGTTTCAGCCCGGCGACTGGTATCGCAGCCTGAACAAACCGCGCTGGACCCCGCCGGATTGGCTGTTTCCGGTGGCCTGGACGGTGCTTTATCTGTGCATGTCCACGGCAGCGGCGCGGGTCGCGATGATCGACGGCACAGGGCAGGCGCTGGCGCTGTGGTCGGTACAGATTGCCCTTAACGCCTTGTGGACGCCCGTCTTTTTCGGCCTTCGCAGGCTCGGCGCTGGGCTGGTGATCATCTTCCTGCTCTGGCTGGCCGTGGCCGCCACGATGCTTGCCTTCTGGCAGGTGGACTGGATCGCTGGGCTGTTGTTCGCGCCCTACCTGCTTTGGGTGTCGATTGCCGGGGCGTTGAACCGGTCGGTCTGGGTGCGCAATCCAGTGACGGCGTAA
- a CDS encoding carotenoid 1,2-hydratase, with translation MFSPWYAWSGRREPQNHVCLNVATYGPGGRFTMTDRGRSALRQSADTLTLGPSRMHWTGRELVIDVDEVSSPPLISAVKGRIVLTPSAVTGVELALHPRHVWRPFAPLAHISVNLTQGHVWEGHGYFDANFGTAALEADFDFWTWGRFPMQDRALCIYDAIRRDGSRLDFGLEVTAGGEAREVAPPPRTAFARSRWQVRRETRADVGTTPREVMSMLDAPFYSRSVVETRLEGEVTQGVHEALDLTRFRSPLLKPMLAVRVPRRSGWSF, from the coding sequence GTGTTTTCGCCTTGGTATGCCTGGTCCGGGCGGCGCGAGCCGCAGAACCATGTCTGCCTGAATGTCGCCACCTATGGCCCGGGCGGGCGCTTTACCATGACGGACCGGGGCCGCAGCGCCTTGCGCCAAAGCGCGGATACCCTGACGCTTGGCCCCAGCCGGATGCACTGGACAGGGCGGGAATTGGTGATTGATGTGGACGAGGTGTCATCCCCGCCCCTCATCAGCGCGGTGAAGGGCCGGATCGTGCTGACGCCCAGCGCGGTGACCGGGGTGGAACTGGCGCTGCATCCGCGCCATGTCTGGCGCCCGTTTGCGCCGCTGGCCCATATCTCGGTGAACCTGACGCAGGGCCATGTCTGGGAAGGCCATGGCTACTTCGACGCAAACTTCGGCACCGCTGCGCTGGAGGCGGATTTCGATTTCTGGACCTGGGGCCGGTTCCCGATGCAGGACCGGGCGCTGTGCATCTATGACGCGATCCGCCGCGACGGATCGCGCCTTGATTTCGGGCTGGAGGTTACTGCAGGGGGCGAGGCGCGCGAAGTGGCGCCGCCGCCCCGCACGGCCTTTGCCCGGTCGCGCTGGCAGGTCCGCCGCGAAACCCGTGCCGATGTGGGCACCACCCCGCGCGAGGTGATGTCGATGCTGGATGCACCTTTCTACAGCCGCAGCGTGGTGGAAACCCGGCTGGAGGGTGAGGTGACGCAAGGCGTGCATGAGGCGCTGGATCTGACCCGGTTCCGGTCTCCGCTGCTGAAACCGATGCTGGCCGTGCGCGTGCCACGGCGCAGCGGGTGGAGCTTCTGA